A single window of Halobacterium jilantaiense DNA harbors:
- a CDS encoding DUF7282 domain-containing protein yields MTGTSTRRKIGALLMALTVVLSAGTAVTATSGGVSTQASTVAQQDDDESPASVATAEDVEADSIAMQNVTVTDLTFQLDEIEGTEDALRDGFASTLGNNVEGFDADAIQIDNIQSASITIENNTVTVDADIGSLGLEGVEADTVNWNRSNGNVVEGMLLGGSLTFESLSIEGLSVGSLTVDAGPSEPAEPPENETTEEPTTEEPTTEAPTTTEEPTTTEEPTTEEPTTTEEPTTTEEPTTEEPTTEEPTTEEPTTEEPTTTEEPTTTEEPTTEEPTTEEPTTEEPTTEEPTTEEPTTEEPTTTEEPTTTEEPTTEEPTTTEEPTTTEEPTTEEPTTTEEPTTTEEPTTEEPTTTEEPTTEEPTTTEEPTTSEEPTTEEPTTTEEPTTTTMAPPGDGDGDDGGAGDGDENDTATVTFQNQTSNGTAVNVSSVTLPEDGYVAVHNDSLLDGDVTDSVIGVSEYLEAGTHENVTVTLFNVSGADFNATGGENMTLDANQTLIAMPHEETTGDESYDFVFTGGVDDGPFTADGEAVTASAMVSVENATASDEMDNNETTTNDTTTMTTNGNDTTTVAPPNGDDGDNGAGAGDDNDTATPDVANVTFQNQTSNGTAVNVSSVMLPEDGYVAIHNDSLLEGQVVSSVVGVSEYLEAGTHENVTVTLFNVSGAEFNATSDAMEIDGEQNVTLAENQSLVAMPHVEDSGNETYDFVASDGLDDGPFTADGVAVTDRAFVTIVMNETAANETEGAT; encoded by the coding sequence ATGACAGGCACGAGTACCAGACGCAAAATCGGGGCCCTGCTGATGGCGCTGACAGTCGTTCTCTCCGCGGGAACGGCTGTCACAGCCACGTCTGGCGGGGTCTCGACACAGGCGAGTACAGTAGCGCAACAGGACGACGACGAGTCGCCGGCATCGGTCGCCACAGCCGAGGACGTCGAAGCCGACAGCATCGCGATGCAGAACGTCACCGTGACGGACCTGACGTTCCAGCTCGACGAGATCGAGGGCACCGAGGACGCCCTCCGTGACGGCTTCGCGTCCACGCTCGGCAACAACGTCGAGGGCTTCGACGCCGACGCCATTCAGATAGACAACATCCAGTCCGCTTCGATTACCATCGAGAACAACACGGTCACCGTCGACGCCGACATCGGGTCTCTCGGGCTCGAAGGTGTTGAGGCCGACACCGTGAACTGGAACCGCTCGAACGGGAACGTCGTCGAGGGGATGCTCCTCGGCGGCAGCCTCACGTTCGAGTCGCTGTCCATCGAGGGGCTCAGCGTGGGTTCCCTGACAGTCGATGCGGGTCCGTCCGAGCCGGCGGAGCCACCGGAGAACGAGACCACTGAGGAACCAACCACGGAAGAGCCGACCACGGAAGCACCGACGACTACCGAGGAGCCAACCACTACGGAGGAACCGACCACAGAAGAGCCGACCACCACCGAGGAGCCGACCACTACGGAGGAGCCGACCACTGAGGAGCCGACTACGGAAGAGCCGACTACGGAAGAGCCGACTACGGAAGAGCCGACGACTACCGAGGAGCCAACCACTACGGAGGAGCCGACCACTGAGGAGCCGACCACGGAAGAACCGACCACCGAGGAACCGACCACCGAGGAACCGACCACCGAGGAACCGACCACCGAGGAACCGACCACCACCGAGGAGCCAACCACTACGGAGGAACCGACCACTGAGGAACCGACAACCACGGAAGAACCGACGACCACCGAGGAACCGACCACTGAGGAGCCGACAACCACGGAAGAACCGACGACCACCGAGGAACCGACCACTGAGGAGCCGACGACCACCGAGGAGCCGACCACTGAGGAGCCGACAACCACGGAAGAACCGACGACCTCCGAGGAACCGACCACTGAGGAGCCGACGACCACCGAGGAGCCGACCACCACCACGATGGCCCCACCCGGTGACGGGGACGGCGACGACGGTGGTGCCGGTGACGGCGACGAGAACGACACCGCGACCGTGACGTTCCAGAACCAGACGTCGAACGGGACGGCTGTGAACGTCTCGTCCGTGACGCTGCCCGAGGACGGCTACGTGGCCGTCCACAACGACTCGCTGCTCGACGGTGACGTCACGGATAGCGTCATCGGCGTCTCGGAGTACCTCGAAGCCGGCACGCACGAGAACGTGACGGTGACGCTGTTCAACGTCTCTGGTGCCGACTTCAATGCCACGGGTGGTGAGAACATGACTCTCGATGCGAACCAGACGCTCATCGCGATGCCGCACGAGGAGACCACTGGTGACGAGAGTTACGACTTCGTCTTCACCGGCGGAGTCGACGACGGGCCGTTCACCGCCGACGGTGAAGCGGTGACCGCGTCTGCGATGGTGTCCGTCGAGAACGCCACGGCGTCCGACGAGATGGACAACAACGAGACGACGACCAACGACACCACCACGATGACGACCAACGGCAACGACACCACGACCGTCGCACCGCCGAACGGTGACGACGGCGACAACGGTGCCGGTGCCGGGGACGACAACGACACCGCCACGCCGGACGTGGCGAACGTGACGTTCCAGAACCAGACGTCGAACGGGACGGCTGTGAACGTCTCGTCGGTGATGCTGCCCGAGGACGGCTACGTCGCCATCCACAACGACTCCCTGCTGGAGGGACAGGTCGTGAGTAGTGTCGTCGGCGTCTCGGAGTATCTCGAAGCCGGCACGCACGAGAACGTGACGGTGACGCTGTTCAACGTCTCTGGTGCCGAGTTCAACGCGACCAGCGACGCGATGGAAATCGACGGCGAGCAGAACGTGACGCTCGCGGAGAACCAGTCCCTCGTCGCGATGCCGCACGTCGAAGACAGCGGCAACGAGACCTACGACTTCGTCGCGTCTGACGGGCTCGACGACGGGCCGTTCACCGCGGACGGCGTGGCGGTGACCGACCGCGCGTTCGTCACCATCGTGATGAACGAGACGGCCGCCAACGAGACTGAGGGCGCGACCTGA
- a CDS encoding translation initiation factor eIF-1A, whose translation MSDETGRRNLRMPNDDEVFAVVKRHDGGNHVTLQCADGEERMGRIPGRMKYRTWINEGDVVLAEPWDWQDEKANVEWRYSDQDADQLREEGHIE comes from the coding sequence GTGAGCGACGAGACAGGGCGCCGGAACCTCCGGATGCCCAACGACGACGAGGTGTTTGCGGTCGTCAAGCGGCACGACGGCGGGAACCACGTAACGCTGCAGTGCGCAGACGGCGAGGAACGCATGGGCCGCATCCCCGGCCGCATGAAGTACCGGACCTGGATCAACGAGGGCGACGTCGTCCTCGCGGAGCCGTGGGACTGGCAGGACGAGAAGGCCAACGTCGAGTGGCGGTACTCGGACCAGGACGCGGACCAGCTCCGCGAAGAAGGCCACATCGAGTAA
- a CDS encoding cold-shock protein, which yields MAEGKVDFFNDTGGYGFIETEDADEDVFFHMEDVGGEDLTEGTEIEFDIEQADKGPRATNVVRL from the coding sequence ATGGCAGAAGGTAAGGTCGACTTCTTCAACGACACTGGCGGCTACGGTTTCATCGAGACTGAGGACGCGGACGAGGACGTTTTCTTCCACATGGAGGACGTCGGCGGCGAGGATCTCACTGAAGGCACCGAAATCGAGTTCGACATCGAGCAGGCCGACAAGGGCCCGCGAGCGACGAACGTCGTTCGCCTGTAA
- a CDS encoding GNAT family N-acetyltransferase yields the protein MAAGTPSDDAHGATVLSSIHDVGRNQWNNLVTQSDRGSLFHRHEWLAAVEAGMDHAPRHALVTKDSNPVALAPAFATGLDLPHEAADAVVDALDVTVLLSGEPGYGGPVVSSNEAVNVDRLFDALEAACHDRVLYHRIATHDLGNVRYGQYLSARGYDLSAEVALLVLDIDRSWDAVLAGMDKERRKAVRDARDQDYEVEVRRLGDDLDRTYEAYERNMARVGGNALPESFLAAVADELGDRVRVFTAVVDGEPVGRYVHLLDTEQSVLVHWLSAIPDEACYESMPSELLHAAAIEWGIAAGFDAYSFDKTGAHFDNSIFRFKSKYGADAVPLLHWEKGQSAVVWPLFEAARDRYRARALRDA from the coding sequence ATGGCAGCGGGGACGCCCAGCGACGACGCGCACGGCGCGACGGTACTGTCGAGCATCCACGACGTCGGCCGGAACCAGTGGAACAACCTCGTGACCCAGTCCGACCGCGGGAGCCTCTTCCACCGCCACGAGTGGCTCGCGGCGGTCGAAGCGGGCATGGACCACGCGCCCCGTCACGCGCTCGTCACGAAGGACTCGAACCCCGTGGCGCTCGCACCGGCGTTCGCGACCGGTCTCGACCTCCCCCACGAGGCAGCCGACGCCGTCGTCGACGCGCTGGACGTCACGGTGCTGCTGTCGGGCGAACCCGGGTACGGCGGCCCGGTCGTCTCCTCGAACGAGGCGGTGAACGTCGACCGCCTCTTCGACGCGCTGGAGGCCGCCTGCCACGACCGCGTGCTCTACCACCGCATCGCCACCCACGACCTCGGGAACGTCCGCTACGGCCAGTACCTCTCCGCGCGCGGCTACGACCTCTCCGCAGAAGTCGCGTTGCTCGTCCTCGACATCGACCGGTCGTGGGACGCGGTTCTCGCCGGCATGGACAAGGAGCGACGGAAGGCCGTCAGGGACGCCCGAGACCAGGACTACGAGGTCGAAGTCCGTCGCCTCGGCGACGACCTCGACCGGACCTACGAGGCCTACGAGCGGAACATGGCGCGCGTCGGCGGGAACGCGCTCCCGGAGTCGTTTCTCGCGGCCGTCGCCGACGAGCTCGGCGACCGCGTGCGGGTGTTCACCGCCGTCGTCGACGGCGAGCCGGTCGGCCGGTACGTCCACTTGCTCGACACCGAGCAGTCCGTGCTCGTCCACTGGCTGTCGGCCATCCCCGACGAGGCCTGCTACGAGTCGATGCCGTCCGAACTGCTGCACGCCGCGGCCATCGAGTGGGGTATCGCGGCGGGGTTCGATGCGTACAGCTTCGACAAGACCGGCGCGCACTTCGACAACTCCATCTTCCGCTTCAAGTCGAAGTACGGTGCCGACGCGGTGCCACTGTTGCACTGGGAGAAGGGCCAGAGCGCCGTCGTGTGGCCGCTGTTCGAGGCCGCACGCGACCGGTACCGCGCTCGCGCGCTCCGGGACGCGTGA
- a CDS encoding AI-2E family transporter — translation MDSARALLLAVAAVLLALAVAFVLPFLDFFLLAVLLTVVFLPIQERLERRLRPTVAATTIVVVASVTVVLPLLYVVRAAAADAVDLYRAASAGDVSFAGVEAQIRAATGVSVDIGSQLQAAVGGIEVGSVVSVFGVLTHALIGLGLTLFLLFYFLKDREDFLSWVRTRAPLPDTAHDRLARELDRILKAVLVGHVFVAVVQGLLAGIALFATGIPNATFWTVVMTVLSLLPVVGSFLVWGPAAIYLFATGDTAAAAGLVVWGTVVVGVSDDYLRPIVVDRYAKVNPAVIIVGVLGGIYVVGVMGIFFGPVLIGMLRATIDVLAEEFGPTASA, via the coding sequence ATGGACAGCGCCCGCGCCCTCCTGCTGGCAGTCGCCGCCGTGTTGCTCGCGCTCGCCGTCGCGTTCGTGCTCCCGTTCCTCGATTTCTTCCTGCTGGCCGTGCTGCTCACGGTCGTCTTCCTGCCCATCCAGGAACGCCTGGAGCGCCGGCTGCGGCCGACGGTCGCCGCCACCACCATCGTCGTCGTGGCGTCCGTCACCGTCGTGTTGCCGCTGCTGTACGTCGTGCGGGCGGCGGCCGCCGACGCCGTCGACCTCTACCGCGCGGCCAGCGCGGGCGACGTGTCGTTCGCGGGCGTCGAAGCCCAGATTCGGGCGGCGACGGGCGTGAGCGTCGACATCGGGAGCCAGCTGCAGGCGGCGGTCGGCGGCATCGAAGTCGGGAGCGTCGTCTCCGTCTTCGGCGTCCTCACGCACGCGCTCATCGGGCTCGGGCTGACGCTGTTTCTGCTGTTCTACTTCCTGAAGGACCGCGAGGATTTCCTCTCGTGGGTGCGCACGCGCGCCCCGCTCCCGGACACCGCACACGACAGGCTGGCAAGAGAACTCGACCGCATCCTGAAAGCAGTGCTCGTCGGTCACGTCTTCGTCGCCGTCGTTCAGGGGCTGCTCGCCGGCATCGCGCTGTTCGCGACCGGCATCCCGAACGCGACGTTCTGGACGGTCGTGATGACCGTGCTCTCTCTGCTGCCGGTCGTCGGCTCGTTCCTCGTTTGGGGGCCGGCCGCCATCTACCTGTTTGCCACCGGAGACACCGCGGCCGCCGCCGGCCTGGTCGTCTGGGGGACCGTCGTCGTCGGCGTCTCCGACGACTACCTCCGCCCCATCGTGGTCGACCGGTACGCCAAAGTCAACCCCGCGGTCATCATCGTCGGCGTCCTCGGTGGTATCTACGTCGTCGGCGTCATGGGCATCTTCTTCGGCCCGGTCCTCATCGGGATGCTGCGGGCGACCATCGACGTACTCGCCGAAGAGTTCGGGCCGACAGCGTCCGCCTGA
- a CDS encoding DUF5789 family protein: MPEDDTDIGSVQDNARERQHERSEHVEDILNGVDGLLDEDKYPTTSEELAVEYADEAIDLPNETESLGSVFDRLVDERFETPAEAREVLYSELTGPADTGDEYSEGRDLERVDDADSEDVTDSGASDV; encoded by the coding sequence ATGCCCGAGGACGACACCGACATCGGCAGCGTGCAAGACAACGCCAGAGAGCGCCAGCACGAGCGCAGCGAGCACGTCGAAGACATCCTGAACGGGGTTGACGGCCTGCTCGACGAGGACAAGTACCCGACCACGAGCGAGGAGCTCGCCGTCGAGTACGCGGACGAAGCCATCGACCTCCCGAACGAGACGGAGAGCCTCGGCAGCGTCTTCGACCGGCTGGTCGACGAGCGCTTCGAGACCCCGGCGGAGGCCCGCGAAGTGCTCTACAGCGAACTCACCGGGCCGGCGGACACCGGCGACGAGTACAGCGAGGGACGCGACCTCGAACGGGTGGACGACGCCGACAGCGAGGACGTCACCGACAGCGGCGCGTCGGACGTGTAG
- a CDS encoding GNAT family N-acetyltransferase, translating to MDLREPTADDAERIADVVESSMTASHSLSPQQIDRIVDSEFGGDAVSEKLDGETTLVRVAERGENIEGEAVVGYVEGVVDGDTGELSWLFVDPEHRGRGVGTALFESMREALRDAGASTLRATVLDANTEGGQFFERFGLEHAEERDLSVGDESLVEVVFADPSTVDAGDDEQPGDAGGDDLPGTETEDGTTTATTEDGQSVVVARDERESGTDAPFFVVYTDDSREDRYGYYCANCGSLDVTMDDTERLECPDCGNDHAERSSDAYDDSYL from the coding sequence ATGGACCTCCGAGAGCCGACGGCCGACGACGCGGAACGCATCGCGGACGTCGTGGAGAGTTCGATGACCGCGTCGCACAGCCTCAGCCCCCAGCAGATAGACCGCATCGTCGACAGCGAGTTCGGCGGCGACGCGGTGTCGGAGAAACTGGACGGCGAGACGACGCTCGTGCGCGTCGCGGAGCGCGGCGAGAACATCGAAGGGGAGGCGGTCGTCGGCTACGTCGAGGGCGTCGTCGACGGCGACACCGGCGAACTGTCGTGGCTGTTCGTCGACCCCGAGCACCGCGGGCGGGGCGTCGGGACGGCGCTGTTCGAGTCGATGCGCGAGGCGCTGCGGGACGCCGGCGCGTCGACGCTCCGGGCGACCGTCCTCGACGCGAACACGGAGGGCGGCCAGTTCTTCGAACGCTTCGGTCTGGAGCACGCCGAGGAGCGCGACCTCTCGGTCGGCGACGAGTCGCTCGTCGAGGTCGTGTTCGCCGACCCGTCGACGGTCGACGCCGGCGACGACGAACAGCCCGGCGACGCGGGCGGCGACGACCTCCCCGGCACGGAGACCGAGGACGGGACGACGACGGCCACCACCGAGGACGGCCAGTCGGTGGTCGTCGCGCGCGACGAACGCGAGTCCGGGACCGACGCGCCGTTCTTCGTCGTGTACACGGACGACAGCCGCGAGGACCGCTACGGCTACTACTGCGCGAACTGCGGGTCGCTGGACGTCACGATGGACGACACCGAGCGCCTGGAGTGCCCGGACTGCGGGAACGACCACGCCGAGCGGTCAAGCGACGCCTACGACGACTCGTACCTCTGA
- a CDS encoding PAS domain S-box protein, producing the protein MDARDQCWSTAPATDVLDSIDEPLFAVDGDGRVVFVNEPAAALLGRDGASLVGESAWGVLRERFDASAPDALERAMADGADVSFETYAEPREAWFRVRAFPFRDGLTVRLNEAPEQPVDGLSDAVDAADDGIAVLDDGQFVYVNRAYADTFGFAADELLGSDWRRLYEGDAVERLEETVLPAIERDGQWRGVAVGTKRDGSSVEHEVTLSRVEGDRLVCTSRDVTERKRRERQLERQRTRLRVLFDNSPDGIVIHDAEGAVLDANQTECDTLGIDRETLLSMNVAEFEVGYDREELQAMWAEMAEGDVLKVEGEHRRGDGEVFPVEIWVNKVTVNGTEQFIAVDREVTERVARERELERSREFIETAQESASIGGWGVEFPSESLRWTDEVYRIHGLTPDADVTLADAIEFYHPDDRETITDAFERLRTDGEPYDVQLRIRTQASETRWVRAVAEPQFDDDGAVTGAIGIFQDITDRKASERELRETKERLDLAVEGANLGIWDWDVETDGVAFNDRWATMLGLSPDEVDPHLDTWEERVHPDDMERVEAALTPHMEGETELYDCEHRMRTTDGDWKWIRDAGKVVERDEDGTPLRAVGIHLDIDERKEYEKTLEQTREELRQIIDLVPDLLFAKDENGVYLLANETTAEAYGMEPDAVEGKTERDILPDADESTDFQEDDRRVMESGEPLEIPEEELTTADGETRLFRTTKIPYTVAGRDETAVLGYARDITDLKTYERQLETQRDNLNILNQIVRHDIRNSLNIVVGYAEFLEDHVDDDGVEYLEPVVNAAREAIDITTSAREVTELLLQAETDLSRTNLQRVLQHRIDDVQSSDRSVLVTTDGSLSDTPVLADDMLGSVFRNLLQNAILHNDADVPEIRLSTTEFEDCVRVSIADNGGGIPDDRKDVIFDEGARGIDSDGTGLGLYLVRTLVNRYDGAVWVEDNENGGATFVVELPRADSATSA; encoded by the coding sequence ATGGATGCAAGGGACCAGTGCTGGTCGACAGCGCCAGCGACAGACGTACTCGACAGTATCGACGAACCGCTGTTCGCGGTCGACGGCGACGGCAGAGTGGTGTTCGTCAATGAACCCGCAGCGGCGCTCCTCGGCCGGGACGGCGCGTCGCTGGTCGGCGAATCGGCGTGGGGCGTGCTGCGCGAGCGATTCGACGCCAGCGCCCCCGACGCGCTCGAACGGGCGATGGCGGACGGAGCGGACGTCTCGTTCGAGACGTACGCCGAACCGCGGGAGGCGTGGTTCCGCGTCCGCGCGTTCCCGTTCCGGGACGGACTCACCGTGCGGCTGAACGAGGCCCCCGAGCAGCCGGTGGACGGGCTCTCTGACGCCGTGGACGCGGCCGACGACGGCATCGCCGTGCTCGACGACGGGCAGTTCGTCTACGTGAACCGGGCCTACGCGGACACGTTCGGCTTCGCGGCCGACGAACTGCTTGGCAGCGACTGGCGGCGGCTGTACGAGGGCGACGCGGTCGAACGCCTCGAGGAGACCGTCCTCCCGGCCATCGAGCGGGACGGCCAGTGGCGGGGAGTGGCGGTCGGAACAAAGCGGGACGGCAGCAGCGTCGAGCACGAGGTCACGCTTTCGCGGGTCGAGGGCGACCGGCTGGTCTGCACGAGCCGCGACGTCACCGAGCGGAAACGCCGCGAACGCCAGCTTGAACGCCAGCGCACGCGGCTCCGCGTCCTGTTCGACAACTCGCCCGACGGCATCGTCATCCACGACGCCGAGGGGGCGGTGCTCGACGCGAACCAGACCGAATGCGACACGCTCGGCATCGACCGCGAGACCCTGCTCTCGATGAACGTCGCCGAGTTCGAGGTCGGCTACGACCGCGAGGAACTCCAGGCGATGTGGGCGGAGATGGCGGAGGGCGACGTGCTCAAAGTCGAGGGGGAACACCGCCGGGGCGACGGCGAGGTGTTCCCGGTCGAAATCTGGGTCAACAAGGTGACGGTCAACGGGACGGAGCAGTTCATCGCCGTGGACCGCGAGGTGACCGAGCGGGTGGCCCGCGAGCGGGAACTCGAACGCAGCCGAGAGTTCATCGAGACCGCCCAGGAGAGCGCGTCCATCGGCGGCTGGGGGGTGGAGTTCCCGAGCGAGTCGCTGCGCTGGACCGACGAAGTGTACCGCATTCACGGACTGACGCCCGACGCCGACGTCACGCTGGCGGACGCGATCGAGTTCTACCACCCGGACGACCGGGAGACGATTACGGACGCCTTCGAGCGACTGCGGACGGACGGCGAGCCCTACGACGTGCAGCTCCGCATCCGGACGCAGGCCAGCGAGACCCGGTGGGTCCGGGCGGTCGCCGAACCGCAGTTCGACGACGACGGTGCCGTGACTGGTGCCATCGGCATCTTCCAGGACATCACCGACCGGAAAGCCAGCGAGCGCGAACTCCGCGAGACGAAAGAGCGCCTCGACCTCGCCGTCGAGGGCGCGAACCTCGGCATCTGGGACTGGGACGTGGAGACCGACGGAGTCGCGTTCAACGACCGCTGGGCGACGATGCTCGGGCTGTCGCCCGACGAGGTCGACCCCCACCTCGACACGTGGGAGGAGCGAGTCCACCCGGACGACATGGAGCGGGTCGAGGCGGCGCTGACTCCCCACATGGAGGGGGAGACGGAGCTGTACGACTGCGAGCACCGGATGCGGACGACCGACGGCGACTGGAAGTGGATTCGGGACGCCGGGAAGGTCGTCGAGCGCGACGAGGACGGGACTCCGCTGCGGGCCGTCGGCATCCACCTCGACATCGACGAGCGCAAGGAGTACGAGAAGACGCTCGAACAGACCCGCGAGGAGCTCCGCCAAATTATCGACCTAGTTCCCGACCTGCTGTTCGCCAAGGACGAGAACGGCGTCTACCTCCTCGCGAACGAGACGACCGCCGAGGCCTACGGCATGGAGCCGGACGCCGTCGAGGGAAAGACCGAACGCGACATTCTCCCGGACGCCGACGAGTCGACTGACTTCCAGGAGGACGACCGCCGCGTCATGGAGTCCGGCGAACCGCTCGAGATTCCCGAGGAGGAGCTGACGACCGCCGACGGGGAGACCCGCCTCTTCCGCACGACGAAGATTCCCTACACGGTCGCGGGCCGGGACGAAACGGCGGTCCTCGGCTACGCCCGCGACATCACGGACCTCAAAACCTACGAGCGCCAGCTCGAGACCCAGCGGGACAACCTCAACATCCTCAATCAGATCGTTCGCCACGACATCCGGAACAGCCTCAACATCGTGGTCGGCTACGCCGAGTTCCTCGAAGACCACGTCGACGACGACGGCGTCGAGTACCTGGAGCCGGTGGTGAACGCCGCCCGCGAAGCCATCGACATCACGACGTCCGCGCGGGAGGTGACGGAACTGCTGTTGCAGGCAGAGACCGACCTGTCGCGGACGAACCTGCAGCGCGTCCTCCAGCACCGCATCGACGACGTCCAGTCCAGCGACCGCAGCGTCCTGGTCACGACCGACGGGTCGCTGTCGGACACGCCGGTGCTGGCCGACGACATGCTCGGCTCCGTCTTCCGGAACCTCCTCCAGAACGCGATTCTCCACAACGACGCCGACGTCCCCGAAATCCGGCTCTCGACGACGGAGTTCGAGGACTGCGTCCGGGTGTCTATTGCGGACAACGGCGGGGGAATCCCCGACGACCGCAAGGACGTCATCTTCGACGAGGGGGCGCGGGGCATAGACAGCGACGGCACCGGGCTCGGGCTGTACCTCGTGCGGACGCTGGTCAACCGCTACGACGGGGCCGTGTGGGTCGAGGACAACGAGAACGGCGGCGCGACGTTCGTCGTCGAACTCCCGCGCGCAGACAGCGCGACGAGCGCGTGA
- a CDS encoding DASH family cryptochrome: protein MATAVVWFRDDLRVTDNATLTDAVDAADAVVPVYVFDPRDRRETRYGTAKCGPHRTQFRRESVRDLRESIRDRGGELLVRRGRPEELLSELARRTDADAVYAQTKPATEERARAHAVEAALPEGVSFEQRWTHTLYHVSDLPTPCDRIEDTFTPWRQTVEGDGEIRDLVSAPEAIRTPDLDPGPIPTQSDLGVVDPPTDDRAVLHFEGGESAGKRRVEDYVWDGDHLREYKQTRNGLLGADYSSKVSPWLAAGCLSPRWIHAEVQRYEADRVENEDTYWLVFELLWRDFFQFQFQKHGGAFFTPTGIRDVDRQWDRDREAFQRWIDGETGVPFVDANMRELTQTGYVSNRGRQNVASFLTDALGVDWRWGAAYFEARLVDYDVASNWGNWAYQAGVGNDSRDDFFDVLSQAEYYDDDAEYVTTWLPELSSLPPEYAHRPWRMAADEQVEYGVELGVDYPEPMLDIEARYDELRDA, encoded by the coding sequence ATGGCAACCGCTGTCGTCTGGTTCCGGGACGACCTCCGGGTCACGGACAACGCGACGCTCACAGACGCCGTCGACGCCGCTGACGCGGTCGTTCCGGTGTACGTGTTCGACCCGCGGGACCGCCGCGAGACGCGGTACGGGACGGCGAAGTGCGGCCCGCACCGGACGCAGTTCCGCCGCGAGAGCGTCCGGGACCTCCGCGAGTCGATTCGGGACCGCGGCGGGGAGTTGCTCGTGCGGCGCGGCCGCCCCGAGGAACTCCTCTCGGAGCTGGCTCGGCGAACCGACGCCGACGCCGTCTACGCGCAGACGAAGCCCGCGACCGAGGAGCGAGCGCGAGCGCACGCCGTCGAGGCGGCGCTCCCCGAGGGCGTCAGCTTCGAGCAGCGGTGGACGCACACGCTGTACCACGTCTCGGACCTGCCGACGCCCTGCGACCGAATCGAGGACACGTTCACGCCCTGGCGGCAGACCGTCGAAGGCGACGGCGAAATCCGGGACCTGGTGTCGGCCCCGGAGGCGATTCGGACGCCGGACCTCGACCCCGGCCCGATTCCGACGCAGTCCGACCTGGGCGTCGTCGACCCGCCGACCGACGACCGCGCCGTGTTGCACTTCGAGGGCGGCGAGTCGGCCGGCAAACGCCGGGTCGAAGACTACGTCTGGGACGGCGACCACCTCCGGGAGTACAAGCAGACCCGGAACGGGCTGCTGGGCGCGGACTACTCCTCGAAGGTCTCGCCGTGGCTGGCGGCGGGCTGCCTGTCACCGCGGTGGATTCACGCCGAAGTCCAGCGCTACGAGGCCGACCGGGTCGAAAACGAGGACACGTACTGGCTGGTGTTCGAGTTGCTGTGGCGGGACTTCTTCCAGTTCCAGTTCCAGAAACACGGCGGCGCGTTCTTCACGCCGACCGGCATCCGGGACGTGGACAGACAGTGGGACCGCGACCGCGAGGCGTTCCAGCGGTGGATAGACGGCGAGACCGGGGTGCCGTTCGTCGACGCGAACATGCGGGAACTGACCCAGACGGGGTACGTGTCGAACCGGGGCCGCCAGAACGTCGCCTCCTTCCTCACCGACGCGCTCGGCGTCGACTGGCGGTGGGGCGCGGCCTACTTCGAGGCGCGCCTCGTCGACTACGACGTCGCGTCGAACTGGGGGAACTGGGCGTACCAGGCCGGCGTCGGCAACGACTCCCGGGACGACTTCTTCGACGTGCTCTCGCAGGCCGAGTACTACGACGACGACGCCGAGTACGTGACGACGTGGCTCCCGGAGCTGTCCTCGCTGCCCCCGGAGTACGCACACCGCCCGTGGCGGATGGCTGCCGACGAGCAGGTCGAGTACGGTGTCGAACTGGGCGTCGACTACCCGGAGCCGATGCTAGACATCGAGGCCCGGTACGACGAACTCCGGGACGCGTGA